One region of Glycine max cultivar Williams 82 chromosome 9, Glycine_max_v4.0, whole genome shotgun sequence genomic DNA includes:
- the LOC100791404 gene encoding probable protein phosphatase 2C 40 encodes MSMLSPEGELKISFGYQCNSDRAISCNEIQRTSSFSWLSGAALSANATLANTNICNGVIGEEILPSLDSPKSFRRVPSSPSFPKLDMLSSSVNSSLSNLSCSPSTPSNMLEYDPFTLRSISAPSRSEGFLNGMEVQVAGGAAGEDRVQAVCSEEDGWLFCAIYDGFNGRDAADFLAGTLYDSIISYFNMLYWDLEPDSLKASNNESMGGSFQYNFNDSLNLQERQSLSKIKGNNSSLDCFANNIPHSKSKASPKSFSQTTVLDGLQHVLSQAENDFLYMVEQEMEERPDLVSIGSCVLLVLLHGNDLYTLNLGDSRAVLATCITDNSLNANERLKAIQLTESHTVDNEAERARLLADHPDDPKTIVAGKVKGKLKVTRALGVGYLKKKILNDALMGILRVRDLKSPPYVSTDPSLNVHKISDSDQFVIVGSDGLFDFFSNDEAVQLVESYILRNPFGDPAKFLIEQLVARAADSAGFSMEELMNVPDGRRRKYHDDVTVMVIILGMNQRTSKASICL; translated from the exons ATGAGCATGCTTAGTCCTGAAGGTGAACTGAAAATAAGTTTTGGCTATCAATGCAATAGTGATAGAGCTATATCTTGTAATGAAATCCAAAGAACAAGCAGTTTCTCTTGGTTGTCTGGTGCTGCCTTAAGTGCAAATGCTACACTTGCCAACACAAACATCTGCAATGGTGTAATAGGAGAAGAAATCCTTCCAAGTTTGGACTCTCCTAAATCGTTTCGTAGGGTGCCCTCTTCACCAAGTTTTCCAAAGTTGGACATGTTATCATCTTCTGTCAATAGTAGTTTGTCAAACCTAAGTTGCAGCCCATCCACCCCAAGTAATATGCTTGAATATGACCCTTTTACGTTAAGATCCATAAGTGCTCCTTCCAGAAGTGAAGGTTTTCTTAATGGCATGGAAGTTCAAGTTGCTGGAGGAGCTGCTGGTGAAGATAGAGTTCAAGCAGTTTGTTCTGAAGAAGATGGGTGGCTCTTCTGTGCAATTTATGATGGCTTTAATGGGAGAGATGCAGCTGACTTTCTGGCCGGCACCCTTTATGACAGTATCATATCTTATTTTAACATGTTATACTGGGATTTGGAACCAGATTCCCTAAAAGCTTCTAACAATGAGAGTATGGGTGGATcctttcaatataattttaatgatagTCTTAATCTTCAGGAGCGTCAATCTCTGTCAAAAATTAAGGGAAACAATTCTAGTCTTGACTGTTTTGCAAACAATATTCCACATTCCAAGTCGAAAGCATCTCCTAAATCATTTTCACAAACTACAGTACTTGATGGCCTCCAACATGTTCTTAGTCAGGCTGAGAATGATTTCCTATACATGGTTGAGCAGGAAATGGAGGAACGTCCAGATTTAGTTTCGATTGGATCTTGTGTTTTACTTGTGCTTCTTCATGGGAATGATTTGTACACACTTAATCTAGGCGACAGTAGAGCAGTGTTGGCAACATGCATCACAGATAACAGTTTGAATGCGAATGAGAGATTGAAGGCTATCCAACTTACAGAGAGTCACACTGTTGACAATGAAGCTGAAAGAGCTCGACTTCTTGCTGATCATCCTGATGATCCTAAAACCATAGTAGCAGGGaaagtgaagggaaaactgaAGGTTACAAGAGCTTTAGGAGTGGGCTACCTGAAAAAG AAAATTCTGAATGACGCATTGATGGGAATCCTTCGAGTTCGTGATCTTAAAAGCCCGCCATATGTTTCTACTGATCCATCATTGAATGTGCACAAAATCTCAGATTCTGATCAATTTGTTATAGTTGGGAGTGATGGCTTATTTGACTTCTTCAGCAATGATGAAGCAGTACAGCTTGTAGAGTCTTATATCTTGAGAAACCCTTTTGGTGATCCAGCAAAATTTCTTATTGAGCAACTAGTTGCAAGAGCAGCTGATTCTGCAG GCTTCAGCATGGAAGAGTTGATGAATGTTCCGGATGGGAGGAGGAGGAAGTACCATGATGATGTGACCGTAATGGTGATCATCCTTGGGATGAATCAACGGACTTCAAAAGCATCAATTTGCCTCTAG
- the LOC102666396 gene encoding heavy metal-associated isoprenylated plant protein 35, whose protein sequence is MDAKPPQLASQPLNYQTWFLKVSIHCEGCRRKVKKVLKSIDGVFTATIDQQQQKVTVTGSVGVEILLRKLIRAGKHAEIWPENLNLDDERIAGKGKKKKKKKKNEAREPQSLENKGAEKNATTTAKCSSVNKSSNNSPEKSPSGDHVPAEGGGSGKKKKKKVQSSLSSAAAESTGAPAHTGLQFEDLVGQVNVSPPRQQSLSFPETGYYPPMVNVAAYNRFYPSYYFYVPSSPYTCAGLDHDGHYQFQSPPLVSFEIFSDENANGCYVM, encoded by the exons ATGGATGCAAAACCTCCTCAACTTGCTTCACAACCTTTGAACTATCAG ACATGGTTCTTGAAAGTTTCCATCCACTGTGAAGGTTGCAGGAGGAAAGTAAAGAAAGTTCTGAAGAGCATTGACG GTGTTTTCACTGCAACAATAGACCAACAGCAGCAGAAAGTAACAGTCACCGGAAGTGTTGGTGTAGAGATCCTTCTCAGGAAACTGATCAGAGCCGGAAAACACGCCGAGATATGGCCGGAGAATCTCAACCTCGACGACGAAAGAATCGCCGGcaaagggaagaaaaagaagaagaagaagaagaatgaagcaAGAGAACCACAGAGCTTGGAAAACAAGGGAGCTGAAAAAAATGCTACTACCACTGCCAAGTGTAGCAGTGTGAACAAGAGCAGCAACAACTCGCCGGAAAAGTCCCCCTCCGGTGACCATGTTCCGGCGGAGGGTGGTGGTTCtggtaagaagaagaaaaagaaagttcagAGTAGTTTGAGTTCAGCAGCAGCAGAATCTACTGGTGCACCTGCACACACTGGATTGCAGTTTGAGGATCTTGTGGGCCAGGTGAATGTGAGCCCTCCACGTCAGCAATCGTTGTCGTTCCCAGAAACTGGTTACTATCCTCCGATGGTTAATGTTGCAGCTTATAACAGATTTTATCCTTCTTATTATTTCTATGTTCCATCTTCACCCTACACGTGTGCTGGTCTAGACCATGATGGTCATTATCAATTTCAATCACCACCGTTGGTTTCCTTTGAGATCTTCAGTGATGAAAATGCTAATGGCTGTTATGTTATGTGA